A DNA window from Setaria viridis chromosome 2, Setaria_viridis_v4.0, whole genome shotgun sequence contains the following coding sequences:
- the LOC117846015 gene encoding LOW QUALITY PROTEIN: uncharacterized protein (The sequence of the model RefSeq protein was modified relative to this genomic sequence to represent the inferred CDS: substituted 1 base at 1 genomic stop codon) yields the protein MASASQQQIFRKQEFDYFVMVDFEATCEKDVRVYPQEIIEFPAVLVDAATGDLVFSFRTYVKPRHHPRLTAFCSELTGIQQEQVDGGVDLDQALTMHDAWLTVTGVAKNRLAVVTWGDWDXRTMLEFECNFKGFRKPAYFDRWVNLRIPFEAAIGAGRRNLQEAVRPAGLQWYGRLHCGLDDASNTARLLAELMRRGVTISITGSLAPCPQPEPEPEPQPQLQQHLVAPNRNFSLCVGGVVAAGCCCYCGVAVRGGVATTPGTMERQCFTCGHWTPTFGPMCPFFLWAA from the exons atggcgtCGGCGTCGCAGCAGCAGATCTTCCGCAAGCAGGAGTTTGACTACTTCGTCATGGTCGATTTCGAGGCAACCTGTGAGAAGGATGTGCGGGTCTATCCGCAGGAGATCATCGAGTTCCCTGCGGTCCtcgtcgacgccgccaccggcgaccTCGTCTTCTCGTTCCGCACTTATGTGAAGCCTCGTCACCACCCGCGCCTCACCGCGTTCTGCTCTGAGCTCACTGGAATCCAGCAAGAGCAAGTCGACGGTGGTGTGGATCTGGACCAGGCGCTGACCATGCACGACGCGTGGCTGACGGTGACGGGCGTCGCCAAGAACCGCCTCGCCGTCGTCACTTGGGGTGATTGGGACTGACGGACAATGCTCGAATTTGAATGCAACTTCAAGGGATTCCGCAAGCCGGCGTACTTCGACCGTTGGGTCAACCTCCGGATCCCCTTCGAGGCCGCTATCGGCGCTGGGCGGCGCAACCTGCAGGAGGCC GTTCGCCCG GCGGGTCTACAGTGGTATGGCCGCCTCCACTGCGGGCTCGACGATGCTTCCAACACAGCGCGCCTCCTCGCCGAGCTTATGCGGCGGGGAGTCACCATCTCTATCACCGGCTCTCTGGCGCCGTGTCCTCAGCCAGaaccggagccggagccgcagcCACAACTTCAGCAGCACCTGGTGGCACCAAATCGAAACTTCAGCTTGTGCGTCGGCGGGGTTGTTGCTGCAGGCTGCTGTTGCTACTGCGGTGTAGCTGTCAGAGGAGGGGTGGCGACGACGCCGGGGACCATGGAGAGGCAGTGCTTCACCTGCGGCCACTGGACGCCGACTTTTGGGCCAATGTGCCCTTTCTTTCTGTGGGCAGCCTGA